In Isoptericola jiangsuensis, the following proteins share a genomic window:
- a CDS encoding molybdopterin-dependent oxidoreductase has translation MSVRGGDDRGVRRRGDGAAALAGVVAAGAGLALAELVAAVVDPASSPVLALGGVVVDSVPPGLKDFAVQWFGTADKLVLLLTMGAVLAAGAALAGVLERRRPPAGRVLLAVVGLALGLVAMTRPGASPVWALPAILGVGVGVVLLRALVVRVPAATVPVAVAPDAGVPPDGAVAGGASRRTFLTWTGATAAGAVIALVAARAASAGSRAVQVVRDAVRLPSPSTAAPAVPAGADLGVPDAAPYVTPNDDFYRIDTALRVPQVDPATWTLRVTGLVDEPFEITWDELLALPMTEHHVTLCCVSNEVGGDLIGNALWLGHPVRELLARARPQAGADMVLSTSVDGFTAGTPLEVLTDPDRECLVAIGMNGEPLPEQHGFPARLVVPGLYGYVSATKWVTELKVTRFADDEGYWTPRGWSARGPVKLQSRIDVPRPGTPLEPGDVVVAGVAWAQHTGISGVEVRIDDGEWEAAELAETVGPDTWRQWRFVWDATAGEHTVAVRATDADGQVQTDAEAPPAPDGATGWHSFDLTVG, from the coding sequence ATGAGCGTGCGCGGGGGCGACGACCGGGGTGTGCGACGACGCGGTGACGGGGCGGCGGCTCTCGCCGGTGTCGTCGCGGCGGGAGCGGGCCTGGCGCTCGCCGAGCTGGTGGCCGCCGTGGTCGACCCGGCGTCCTCGCCGGTGCTGGCGCTCGGCGGGGTCGTGGTGGACAGCGTGCCGCCGGGTCTGAAGGACTTCGCGGTGCAGTGGTTCGGCACCGCCGACAAGCTGGTGCTGCTGCTGACGATGGGCGCCGTGCTCGCGGCGGGTGCGGCGCTCGCGGGCGTGCTGGAGCGACGCCGCCCACCGGCGGGGCGCGTGCTCCTGGCCGTCGTGGGCCTCGCGCTGGGTCTGGTGGCCATGACCCGGCCGGGTGCGTCGCCGGTGTGGGCGCTGCCGGCGATCCTCGGCGTCGGGGTGGGCGTGGTGCTGCTGCGGGCGCTCGTCGTCCGGGTGCCGGCCGCCACGGTGCCGGTTGCCGTGGCCCCGGACGCCGGCGTCCCGCCGGACGGCGCCGTCGCGGGCGGCGCGTCCCGGCGCACGTTCCTCACCTGGACGGGGGCGACGGCGGCGGGCGCCGTGATCGCCCTGGTGGCGGCCCGGGCGGCGTCGGCGGGCAGCCGTGCGGTGCAGGTGGTCCGCGACGCGGTCCGCCTGCCCTCGCCGTCGACGGCCGCGCCGGCGGTGCCCGCGGGCGCGGACCTGGGGGTGCCCGACGCCGCGCCGTACGTCACACCGAACGACGACTTCTACCGGATCGACACCGCGCTGCGCGTCCCGCAGGTGGATCCGGCGACGTGGACGCTGCGCGTCACCGGCCTGGTGGACGAGCCGTTCGAGATCACGTGGGACGAGCTGCTCGCCCTGCCGATGACGGAGCACCACGTGACCCTGTGCTGCGTCTCGAACGAGGTGGGCGGCGACCTCATCGGCAACGCGCTGTGGCTGGGCCACCCCGTGCGCGAGCTGCTGGCGCGCGCCCGCCCGCAGGCCGGGGCGGACATGGTGCTGTCGACGTCGGTGGACGGGTTCACGGCCGGCACCCCGCTGGAGGTGCTCACGGACCCGGACCGCGAGTGCCTGGTCGCGATCGGCATGAACGGCGAGCCGCTGCCCGAGCAGCACGGGTTCCCCGCGCGGCTCGTCGTCCCGGGCCTGTACGGCTACGTGTCGGCCACCAAGTGGGTGACCGAGCTCAAGGTGACGCGGTTCGCCGACGACGAGGGGTACTGGACGCCGCGCGGCTGGTCCGCGCGGGGGCCGGTCAAGCTGCAGTCCCGGATCGACGTGCCGCGGCCCGGGACCCCGCTCGAGCCCGGTGACGTCGTGGTCGCGGGCGTGGCCTGGGCGCAGCACACCGGCATCTCCGGCGTCGAGGTGCGCATCGACGACGGCGAGTGGGAGGCCGCCGAGCTCGCCGAGACCGTCGGGCCCGACACGTGGCGCCAGTGGCGCTTCGTCTGGGACGCGACGGCCGGGGAGCACACCGTCGCCGTGCGCGCCACCGACGCCGACGGGCAGGTGCAGACCGACGCGGAGGCGCCGCCCGCACCGGACGGTGCCACCGGGTGGCACTCGTTCGACCTCACGGTCGGCTGA
- a CDS encoding MFS transporter, with amino-acid sequence MRADRRTPDVAPPASAPADPLQRRTLRVLVLAQVLSGAGLAAGITVGALLVTDLLGSARFAGLPAALFTGGSALAALAVGRLSQQRGRRAGLTAGYVAGAVGAFVVVVAAAAENVWVLLGAFALYGAGTATNLQARYAGADLAAPDRRARAVSTVLVATTLGAVAGPNLVGVMGDVATGWDLPALTGPFILGGAAYAAAGIVLWVALRPDPLLVARDRDAAAGESTTAPAADVTPGPAAGRTRDDGETAAQAAPDDLAEAAGDPGATRRAVLVAGTVMVLTQAVMVAIMTMTPVHMADHGHAVATAGFVIAVHVGMMYLPSPLSGWLTDRFGPLRVAVGAAVTLLASGLVAGLVPSSSVVGLAVGLGLLGLGWSLGLVSGTAMLTSSLPLATRARTQGGVDLALALAGAAGGLGSGFVVASSSFAALSLGGGLLALAVLPVVAVTARR; translated from the coding sequence ATGCGGGCCGATCGCCGCACGCCCGACGTCGCACCGCCCGCGTCCGCACCGGCGGACCCGTTGCAGCGGCGCACCCTGCGTGTCCTGGTCCTGGCCCAGGTGCTGTCCGGCGCCGGGCTCGCGGCGGGCATCACCGTCGGCGCGCTGCTCGTGACCGACCTGCTCGGGTCCGCACGGTTCGCCGGGCTGCCCGCCGCCCTGTTCACCGGCGGCTCGGCCCTGGCCGCGCTGGCCGTCGGACGGCTGTCGCAGCAGCGAGGGCGTCGCGCCGGTCTCACGGCCGGCTACGTCGCCGGCGCCGTGGGCGCGTTCGTCGTCGTGGTCGCGGCGGCCGCCGAGAACGTCTGGGTCCTGCTGGGCGCCTTCGCGCTGTACGGCGCCGGGACGGCCACGAACCTGCAGGCCCGATATGCCGGGGCCGATCTCGCCGCGCCGGACCGCCGCGCCCGCGCCGTGAGCACCGTGCTGGTCGCCACCACGCTGGGTGCCGTCGCCGGCCCGAACCTCGTGGGCGTCATGGGCGACGTCGCCACCGGCTGGGACCTGCCCGCCCTCACCGGCCCGTTCATCCTCGGCGGGGCGGCCTACGCGGCGGCCGGAATCGTGCTCTGGGTCGCGTTGCGCCCCGACCCGCTGCTGGTCGCCCGGGACCGCGACGCGGCCGCGGGCGAGAGCACGACGGCACCCGCGGCGGACGTGACCCCGGGGCCGGCCGCGGGCCGCACGCGCGACGACGGTGAGACCGCCGCGCAGGCGGCACCGGACGACCTCGCGGAGGCCGCCGGGGATCCCGGGGCGACCCGGCGCGCCGTCCTGGTCGCCGGGACCGTCATGGTCCTCACGCAGGCCGTCATGGTCGCGATCATGACGATGACCCCGGTCCACATGGCCGACCACGGCCACGCGGTGGCGACCGCCGGGTTCGTCATCGCCGTCCACGTCGGGATGATGTACCTGCCCTCGCCGCTGTCGGGCTGGCTGACCGACCGGTTCGGTCCGCTGCGGGTCGCGGTCGGCGCCGCCGTGACGCTGCTGGCCTCGGGGCTCGTCGCGGGACTCGTGCCGTCCTCGTCGGTGGTCGGGCTTGCCGTCGGCCTCGGGCTGCTGGGGCTCGGCTGGAGCCTCGGGCTGGTCTCCGGCACCGCGATGCTCACGTCGTCCCTGCCCCTGGCGACCCGGGCCCGCACCCAGGGCGGCGTCGACCTCGCGCTCGCCCTGGCGGGTGCGGCCGGTGGTCTGGGGTCAGGGTTCGTCGTGGCATCGAGCAGCTTCGCGGCGCTCTCGCTCGGCGGCGGGCTGCTCGCCCTGGCCGTCCTGCCGGTGGTGGCGGTGACCGCTCGACGGTAG
- the ileS gene encoding isoleucine--tRNA ligase, translated as MAYPLHRSSEPSGTPGEAFGIAGVPASPRLPDIERDVLAYWEADDTFQASVAKNPAGENGENEFVFYDGPPFANGLPHYGHLLTGYVKDVVPRYQTMRGKHVERRFGWDTHGLPAELEAMSQLGIKTKDEIVELGIGTFNDACRASVLRYTSEWRDYVTRQARWVDFDHDYKTFNPDYMESVMWAFSELYRKGLVYSDFRVLPYCWNDQTPLSNHELRMDDDVYQNRQDPAVTVGLDVLDVPAGSVLRAGDKLLVWTTTPWTLPSNLLVMVGEDIDYVVVESAFTGTVQRYVLAEARVAAFARELTDDGTEEPRVVARLTGAEMLGTSYTPPFSYYQGHENAHRVVAADFVTTTDGTGLVHSAGAFGEDDKIVCDREGVASVMPVKADGTFVHPVDEYAGLQVFDANGPIIDHLKAATRGEAETGSVTAGTVLLRRETYDHSYPHCWRCRQPLMYMGVSSWFVEVTKIKDRMLELNQEISWTPEHIQDGQFGKWLAGARDWSITRNRFWGSPVPVWVSDDPTYPRTDVYGSFAELERDFGRLPLDADGQPNLHRPFIDELTRPNPDDPTGRSTMRRVEDVLDVWFDSGSMPYAQVHHPFENADWFEHHYPGDFIVEYIGQTRGWFYTLHILATALFDRPAFRSAISHGIVLGSDGRKMSKSLRNYPDVNEVFDRDGSDAMRWFLMASPILRGGNLVVTEEGIRDAVRQVLLPLWSTYYFFTLYANSATGTTDAGTGYVAQPVTAERVPGLPALDRYLLARTHDLVATVTAQLDAYDIAGACETVREHLDVLTNWYVRTQRDRFWAEDPDAFDTLHTALETLTRVMAPLAPLLAEEIWRGLTGGRSVHLADWPTTAEPALVADDALVAAMDEVRAVVSTTLALRKAHQLRVRQPLARLTVAVPDPEALADYVGLLTGELNVKAVDLVTADAEASGRFGITERLAVNARAAGPRLGRGVQAVIKAAKAGAWTRDADGVVVVTTDDGPVEMLATEYELTTVVGEQAGGGEVAASVLPGGGFVVLDLALDDALRAEGYARDVVRDVQDARKAAGLEVSDRIALELDVPAAHVADVEAHRDLVMRETLAATLAVTGTDGAERVVRVAKEDA; from the coding sequence ATGGCCTATCCCCTGCACCGCTCGTCCGAGCCCTCCGGCACCCCCGGGGAGGCGTTCGGCATCGCCGGCGTCCCTGCGTCCCCGCGCCTGCCGGACATCGAGCGCGACGTGCTGGCCTACTGGGAGGCCGACGACACGTTCCAGGCGTCGGTGGCGAAGAACCCGGCGGGCGAGAACGGCGAGAACGAGTTCGTCTTCTACGACGGCCCGCCCTTCGCGAACGGCCTGCCGCACTACGGCCACCTGCTGACCGGCTACGTCAAGGACGTCGTGCCGCGCTACCAGACGATGCGCGGCAAGCACGTGGAGCGCCGCTTCGGCTGGGACACCCACGGCCTGCCCGCGGAGCTGGAGGCGATGAGCCAGCTCGGCATCAAGACGAAGGACGAGATCGTCGAGCTCGGCATCGGCACGTTCAACGACGCGTGCCGCGCGTCGGTGCTGAGGTACACGTCCGAGTGGCGCGACTACGTGACCCGCCAGGCGCGCTGGGTCGACTTCGACCACGACTACAAGACGTTCAACCCCGACTACATGGAGTCGGTGATGTGGGCGTTCTCGGAGCTGTACCGCAAGGGCCTCGTCTACTCCGACTTCCGCGTGCTGCCGTACTGCTGGAACGACCAGACGCCGCTGTCCAACCACGAGCTGCGCATGGACGACGACGTCTACCAGAACCGTCAGGACCCGGCGGTCACCGTCGGGCTGGACGTCCTCGACGTGCCCGCCGGCAGCGTGCTGCGCGCCGGCGACAAGCTGCTCGTGTGGACGACGACCCCGTGGACCCTGCCCTCGAACCTGCTGGTCATGGTGGGCGAGGACATCGACTACGTCGTCGTGGAGTCCGCGTTCACGGGCACCGTCCAGCGGTACGTGCTGGCCGAGGCCCGCGTGGCGGCGTTCGCCCGCGAGCTCACCGACGACGGCACCGAGGAGCCGCGGGTGGTCGCCCGCCTCACGGGCGCCGAGATGCTCGGCACGTCGTACACGCCGCCGTTCTCCTACTACCAGGGCCACGAGAACGCGCACCGCGTCGTCGCCGCCGACTTCGTCACCACCACGGACGGCACCGGCCTGGTGCACTCCGCGGGCGCGTTCGGCGAGGACGACAAGATCGTCTGCGACCGCGAGGGCGTCGCGTCCGTCATGCCGGTCAAGGCGGACGGCACGTTCGTCCACCCCGTCGACGAGTACGCGGGCCTGCAGGTGTTCGACGCGAACGGCCCGATCATCGACCACCTCAAGGCCGCCACCCGCGGCGAGGCCGAGACGGGATCCGTCACCGCGGGCACGGTGCTGCTGCGCCGCGAGACCTACGACCACTCCTACCCGCACTGCTGGCGCTGCCGGCAGCCGCTGATGTACATGGGCGTGTCGTCGTGGTTCGTCGAGGTCACCAAGATCAAGGACCGCATGCTGGAGCTCAACCAGGAGATCTCCTGGACGCCGGAGCACATCCAGGACGGCCAGTTCGGCAAGTGGCTCGCGGGCGCCCGCGACTGGTCGATCACCCGCAACCGGTTCTGGGGCTCGCCCGTGCCGGTGTGGGTCAGCGACGACCCGACCTACCCCCGCACCGACGTGTACGGCTCCTTCGCCGAGCTGGAGCGGGACTTCGGCCGCCTGCCGCTGGACGCCGACGGGCAGCCGAACCTGCACCGCCCGTTCATCGACGAGCTGACCCGCCCGAACCCGGACGACCCGACGGGCCGCTCCACCATGCGCCGCGTCGAGGACGTCCTCGACGTCTGGTTCGACTCCGGGTCCATGCCGTACGCCCAGGTCCACCACCCGTTCGAGAACGCCGACTGGTTCGAGCACCACTACCCGGGCGACTTCATCGTCGAGTACATCGGCCAGACCCGCGGCTGGTTCTACACGCTGCACATCCTGGCCACCGCCCTGTTCGACCGGCCCGCGTTCCGCTCCGCGATCTCCCACGGCATCGTCCTCGGCTCCGACGGCCGCAAGATGAGCAAGTCCCTGCGCAACTACCCGGACGTCAACGAGGTCTTCGACCGCGACGGCTCCGACGCGATGCGCTGGTTCCTCATGGCCAGCCCCATCCTGCGCGGCGGCAACCTCGTCGTCACCGAGGAGGGCATCCGCGACGCCGTCCGCCAGGTGCTGCTGCCCCTGTGGAGCACCTACTACTTCTTCACCCTGTACGCGAACAGCGCGACCGGCACCACGGACGCGGGCACCGGCTACGTCGCGCAGCCGGTCACCGCGGAGCGCGTGCCCGGCCTGCCGGCGCTGGACCGCTACCTGCTCGCCCGCACCCACGACCTCGTGGCCACCGTCACCGCCCAGCTCGACGCCTACGACATCGCGGGCGCCTGCGAGACGGTGCGCGAGCACCTCGACGTGCTCACCAACTGGTACGTGCGCACCCAGCGTGACCGCTTCTGGGCCGAGGACCCCGACGCGTTCGACACCCTGCACACCGCGCTGGAGACCCTGACGCGCGTCATGGCGCCGCTCGCCCCGCTCCTGGCCGAGGAGATCTGGCGCGGCCTCACCGGCGGGCGCTCCGTGCACCTCGCCGACTGGCCCACCACCGCCGAGCCCGCCCTCGTGGCCGACGACGCCCTCGTCGCCGCCATGGACGAGGTCCGCGCCGTGGTGTCCACGACCCTCGCGCTGCGCAAGGCCCACCAGCTCCGCGTGCGCCAGCCGCTCGCCCGCCTCACCGTGGCGGTGCCCGACCCGGAGGCGCTCGCGGACTACGTCGGGCTGCTCACGGGCGAGCTCAACGTCAAGGCCGTGGACCTGGTGACGGCCGACGCGGAGGCGTCCGGGCGGTTCGGCATCACCGAGCGGCTCGCCGTCAACGCCCGCGCCGCCGGACCGCGCCTCGGCCGGGGCGTGCAGGCGGTCATCAAGGCCGCCAAGGCCGGTGCGTGGACGCGCGACGCGGACGGCGTCGTCGTGGTGACCACCGACGACGGCCCCGTCGAGATGCTCGCCACGGAGTACGAGCTGACGACCGTCGTGGGGGAGCAGGCCGGCGGGGGAGAGGTCGCCGCGAGCGTCCTGCCGGGCGGCGGGTTCGTCGTCCTCGACCTCGCGCTCGACGACGCCCTGCGTGCCGAGGGCTACGCCCGTGACGTCGTCCGCGACGTGCAGGACGCGCGCAAGGCCGCCGGCCTGGAGGTGAGCGACCGCATCGCGCTGGAGCTCGACGTCCCGGCCGCGCACGTCGCGGACGTCGAGGCGCACCGCGACCTCGTCATGCGCGAGACCCTGGCGGCCACCCTGGCCGTCACCGGGACGGACGGCGCCGAGCGCGTCGTCCGCGTCGCCAAGGAGGACGCGTGA
- a CDS encoding maleylpyruvate isomerase family mycothiol-dependent enzyme, with amino-acid sequence MPNDAGIWETVHAERHRLVRDLTGLSEDRWSVPALVPGWSVHDVLAHLVDSAVTTRRAFWSQMVAARFDFDRVNERGVARHRAADPRATLEAFRAVADRTDTPPGPRATRLVEAYVHGEDIRRPLGIRATYPVEPVMTALDYMIRTGAGFGGGRERVAGLRLEPADADGARGEGSPVRGPALALLLAASGRRAGLADLTGSGVALLDERL; translated from the coding sequence ATGCCGAACGACGCCGGGATCTGGGAGACGGTCCACGCGGAGCGGCACCGACTGGTGCGCGACCTGACGGGCCTGTCCGAGGACCGGTGGTCGGTCCCGGCGCTCGTGCCCGGGTGGTCGGTGCACGACGTGCTCGCGCACCTCGTGGACAGCGCCGTCACGACCCGCCGAGCGTTCTGGAGCCAGATGGTCGCCGCCCGGTTCGACTTCGACCGCGTGAACGAACGCGGTGTGGCTCGTCATCGGGCCGCCGACCCGCGGGCCACGCTGGAGGCGTTCCGCGCCGTGGCCGACCGCACCGACACGCCGCCGGGCCCGAGGGCCACCCGCCTCGTGGAGGCCTACGTCCACGGGGAGGACATCCGCCGGCCTCTCGGGATCAGGGCGACCTACCCCGTGGAGCCGGTCATGACGGCGCTGGACTACATGATCCGCACCGGGGCAGGGTTCGGGGGAGGGCGTGAGCGTGTCGCGGGCCTGCGTCTCGAGCCGGCCGACGCCGACGGCGCGCGCGGTGAGGGCTCGCCGGTCCGTGGCCCCGCCCTCGCCCTCCTCCTGGCGGCGAGCGGACGTCGCGCGGGACTCGCCGACCTGACCGGGAGCGGTGTCGCACTCCTGGACGAGCGCCTGTGA
- the dhaK gene encoding dihydroxyacetone kinase subunit DhaK, translated as MKKLLDDPAEAVTDALQGLAAAHPDLLTVHHDPTYVQRKGGTPPGHVGVVSGGGSGHEPLHTGFVGSGMLDAAVPGAVFTSPTADQVAAALKAADGGAGVLAVVKNYTGDVLNFETAVELAEIDGVRVESVLVNDDVAVEDSMYTAGRRGVAGTLFVEKVAGAAAARGDSLAGVAEVARRAVARVRTMGVALTACTVPHVGRPSFDLPDDEVEIGIGIHGEPGRHRIPASGARDIATRLIDAVLDDLGTTGGEQVLLFVNGMGGTPLSELYGTYARAREVVEARGVEVVRSLVGSYVTSLEMQGASVTVAVLDDELTELWDAPVRTAALAW; from the coding sequence ATGAAGAAGCTGCTGGACGACCCGGCCGAGGCGGTGACCGACGCGCTGCAGGGACTGGCCGCGGCGCACCCGGACCTCCTGACCGTGCACCACGACCCGACCTACGTGCAGCGCAAGGGCGGGACGCCGCCGGGCCACGTGGGCGTGGTCAGCGGCGGCGGCTCGGGCCACGAGCCGCTGCACACCGGGTTCGTGGGGTCGGGGATGCTCGACGCCGCCGTCCCCGGGGCGGTGTTCACCTCGCCGACGGCCGACCAGGTGGCCGCCGCGCTGAAGGCCGCCGACGGCGGGGCCGGGGTGCTGGCCGTCGTGAAGAACTACACCGGTGACGTGCTCAACTTCGAGACGGCGGTCGAGCTCGCCGAGATCGACGGCGTGCGGGTGGAGAGCGTGCTCGTCAACGACGACGTCGCCGTCGAGGACTCGATGTACACGGCGGGCCGCCGCGGGGTCGCGGGCACGCTGTTCGTCGAGAAGGTCGCCGGGGCCGCCGCCGCACGTGGCGACTCGCTCGCCGGGGTCGCGGAGGTCGCCCGGCGTGCCGTGGCCCGGGTGCGGACCATGGGGGTGGCGCTCACCGCGTGCACCGTCCCGCACGTCGGTCGGCCGAGCTTCGACCTGCCCGACGACGAGGTGGAGATCGGGATCGGCATCCACGGCGAGCCCGGCCGGCACCGCATCCCCGCCTCGGGGGCCCGTGACATCGCGACCCGGCTGATCGACGCCGTGCTCGACGACCTGGGGACGACCGGCGGCGAGCAGGTCCTGCTGTTCGTCAACGGCATGGGCGGCACGCCGCTCAGCGAGCTGTACGGCACGTACGCGCGCGCCCGGGAGGTCGTCGAGGCGCGGGGCGTGGAGGTCGTGCGCTCGCTCGTCGGCTCCTACGTGACGTCCCTGGAGATGCAGGGCGCGTCCGTGACGGTGGCCGTGCTGGACGACGAGCTCACCGAGCTGTGGGACGCGCCCGTGCGGACCGCGGCGCTCGCATGGTGA
- a CDS encoding bifunctional folylpolyglutamate synthase/dihydrofolate synthase: protein MSKDAQARAAERKAARAAAEDAAARADLQRVYEHIVSRAPEHDVDPTIDDRVGRLLEMLGDPQHAFRVVHLTGTNGKSSTARMTERLVREHGLRTGLFTSPHLTSVTERIQVDGEPLSAARFVDVWNDVHPYVQIVDAELTAAGKSPLHFFEVLTAMAFAAFADTPVDVAVVEVGMGGTWDCTNTADGEVAVITPVGIDHEKWLGSTPAEIASVKAGIVKPGATAVSAAQLPEVDEVLRDRVAQVGARLLAEDDDIAVVDRRVAVGGQLVALRTPAATYTEVFVPLHGEHQAHNALLALAAVEQLLGGRALDGGVVETAFADVSVPGRLELVRSSPTVLVDVAHNPHGARALVAALDEAFTLRTVVGVVGLMADKDAEGLLAELEPAFSHVVITRSSSPRSADPHDVAEVARDVFGDDRVHVTERLDEALQVATDLAEADDVVGVGTGTGVVVTGSVVTVADARILLGRP from the coding sequence GTGAGCAAGGACGCCCAGGCCCGTGCGGCCGAGCGGAAGGCGGCCCGCGCCGCCGCGGAGGACGCGGCGGCCCGGGCGGACCTCCAGCGGGTCTACGAGCACATCGTGTCCCGCGCGCCGGAGCACGACGTCGACCCGACGATCGACGACCGCGTCGGCCGCCTGCTCGAGATGCTCGGCGACCCGCAGCACGCGTTCCGGGTCGTGCACCTCACGGGCACCAACGGCAAGTCGTCGACCGCGCGCATGACGGAGCGGCTGGTGCGCGAGCACGGCCTGCGCACCGGCCTGTTCACCTCGCCGCACCTGACGAGCGTGACCGAGCGCATCCAGGTCGACGGCGAGCCGTTGAGCGCCGCCCGGTTCGTCGACGTGTGGAACGACGTCCACCCGTACGTGCAGATCGTCGACGCCGAGCTCACCGCTGCCGGCAAGTCGCCCCTGCACTTCTTCGAGGTGCTCACCGCGATGGCGTTCGCGGCGTTCGCGGACACGCCCGTGGACGTCGCCGTCGTCGAGGTCGGCATGGGCGGCACGTGGGACTGCACCAACACCGCCGACGGCGAGGTCGCGGTGATCACACCGGTGGGGATCGACCACGAGAAGTGGCTCGGTTCGACGCCCGCGGAGATCGCGTCGGTCAAGGCGGGCATCGTCAAGCCCGGCGCGACCGCCGTGTCCGCCGCCCAGCTCCCGGAGGTCGACGAGGTCCTGCGCGACCGGGTCGCCCAGGTCGGCGCGCGGCTCCTCGCCGAGGACGACGACATCGCGGTCGTGGACCGCCGCGTCGCGGTCGGCGGACAGCTCGTCGCGCTGCGCACCCCTGCGGCGACCTACACCGAGGTGTTCGTCCCGCTGCACGGCGAGCACCAGGCGCACAACGCGCTCCTGGCGCTGGCCGCCGTCGAGCAGCTCCTCGGCGGGCGCGCCCTCGACGGCGGTGTCGTGGAGACGGCGTTCGCCGACGTCTCCGTGCCCGGCCGCCTCGAGCTGGTGCGCTCCAGCCCCACGGTGCTCGTGGACGTCGCCCACAACCCGCACGGCGCCCGCGCCCTCGTCGCGGCGCTGGACGAGGCGTTCACCCTGCGCACCGTCGTCGGCGTCGTCGGGCTCATGGCCGACAAGGACGCCGAGGGGCTGCTCGCCGAGCTCGAGCCCGCGTTCTCCCACGTCGTGATCACCCGGTCCTCGTCGCCGCGGTCCGCGGACCCGCACGACGTCGCCGAGGTCGCGCGCGACGTGTTCGGCGACGACCGCGTGCACGTCACCGAGCGGCTCGACGAGGCGCTCCAGGTCGCCACCGACCTCGCCGAGGCCGACGACGTGGTGGGCGTCGGCACCGGTACGGGCGTCGTCGTGACCGGCTCGGTCGTCACCGTCGCCGACGCGCGCATCCTCCTCGGCCGTCCGTGA
- the dhaL gene encoding dihydroxyacetone kinase subunit DhaL: MVTALDVEWAVRWVRCAAADVRAHRDELTELDRLIGDGDHGVNMDRGFTAVVARLDGPDGAALETVGQVLQLVATTLMSTVGGAAGPLYGTAFLHASRVTARPVLDAAGVLALVEAAAEGIASRGHAVPGNKTMVDAWHPAVEAAGEVVDGGDALVVLRAAADAAGAGALATIPMTATKGRASYLGERSAGTQDPGACSTALVLAAAVTAAEQAGAS, translated from the coding sequence ATGGTGACGGCCCTCGACGTCGAGTGGGCGGTGCGCTGGGTGCGGTGCGCGGCCGCGGACGTGCGCGCGCACCGCGACGAGCTGACCGAGCTGGACCGGCTCATCGGCGACGGCGACCACGGCGTCAACATGGACCGCGGGTTCACCGCCGTCGTCGCACGTCTCGACGGACCCGACGGCGCGGCGCTGGAGACGGTGGGGCAGGTCCTCCAGCTCGTCGCGACCACGCTGATGTCGACGGTGGGCGGCGCCGCCGGGCCGCTGTACGGGACGGCGTTCCTGCACGCCTCCCGCGTGACGGCGCGCCCGGTCCTGGACGCCGCGGGCGTCCTGGCGCTGGTGGAGGCCGCCGCCGAGGGCATCGCGTCGCGGGGGCACGCGGTGCCGGGGAACAAGACGATGGTGGACGCGTGGCACCCGGCCGTCGAGGCGGCGGGGGAGGTCGTGGACGGCGGGGACGCCCTGGTCGTGCTGCGGGCCGCGGCGGACGCGGCCGGAGCCGGGGCGCTGGCCACGATCCCGATGACGGCCACCAAGGGCCGCGCCTCCTACCTGGGGGAGCGCAGCGCGGGCACGCAGGACCCGGGCGCCTGCTCGACGGCCCTGGTCCTGGCGGCCGCCGTGACGGCCGCGGAGCAGGCGGGAGCGTCGTGA
- the dhaM gene encoding dihydroxyacetone kinase phosphoryl donor subunit DhaM produces the protein MTVGLVLVSHSVRLAEGTAELAAQMAPDVVVRCAAGGPDGGLGTSFDKVVGVLAEVLAEVDGAVVLADLGSAVLTVESAFELDPDLPRRARLVSAPFVEGAVAAAVTAQQGAGLEAVAGSAQDAVRSIGAGPVLELVEATASDSPAAVATTVPGEVVGRPAAPSSADDVTAAVRIRNPLGLHARPAAVVARATAELGVTVTIDGADASSVLQLMSLGTSEGQVVTVAARGPGAEGAVALVRGLIEGGFGEV, from the coding sequence GTGACGGTCGGTCTGGTGCTGGTGTCGCACTCCGTGCGGCTCGCCGAGGGCACGGCCGAGCTGGCCGCGCAGATGGCCCCGGACGTCGTGGTGCGCTGCGCCGCGGGCGGCCCGGACGGCGGGCTCGGCACGTCGTTCGACAAGGTGGTCGGGGTGCTGGCCGAGGTGCTGGCCGAGGTCGACGGTGCGGTCGTGCTCGCGGACCTGGGCTCGGCGGTGCTGACCGTCGAGAGCGCGTTCGAGCTGGACCCCGACCTGCCGCGCCGGGCCCGGCTGGTCTCGGCGCCGTTCGTCGAGGGGGCGGTGGCCGCCGCGGTGACCGCGCAGCAGGGCGCGGGGCTGGAGGCGGTCGCGGGGTCGGCCCAGGACGCGGTCCGGTCGATCGGCGCGGGCCCCGTGCTGGAGCTGGTCGAGGCGACGGCCTCGGACTCGCCCGCGGCGGTGGCCACGACGGTCCCGGGCGAGGTCGTCGGCCGTCCCGCGGCGCCGTCGTCGGCCGACGACGTCACGGCGGCGGTGCGGATCCGCAACCCCCTGGGCCTGCACGCGCGCCCCGCGGCCGTGGTGGCCCGGGCGACGGCGGAGCTCGGGGTGACGGTGACGATCGACGGGGCGGACGCCTCGAGCGTGCTGCAGCTGATGTCGCTGGGCACGTCGGAGGGGCAGGTCGTCACGGTGGCGGCGCGGGGGCCGGGGGCCGAGGGGGCGGTGGCGCTGGTGCGGGGGCTCATCGAGGGCGGGTTCGGCGAGGTCTGA